One Fontisphaera persica DNA window includes the following coding sequences:
- a CDS encoding sensor histidine kinase, whose translation MSATNVPLTEFAPAERVPIEIVRQQAAEIGSLPLTPHVFNSVLNCVLILNPQRQIVFASENVKNFLEGKTAADIIGLRPGEAFGCAHSDAHDSGCGTSRFCAECGAVKAALASLAGYTDLQECRMLRLVQGQPQALDLLVYASPLQHNGQLFSLFCLTDISHQKRRRAMERIFFHDLLNSVGSLAALMEQLREMASPELKEDLELAEGACHDAVEQILSQKDLMAAENNELHVHPEPVNALLLLNHLVKLFARHPVATGRQLQMGPCPVAVALLTDPTLLRRVLGNLIKNALEACPPGGMVTVSCAPEGERVRFSVHNPGVMPQSVQLQMFHRSFTTKGDGRGLGTYSVKLITERYLKGTVGFTSEEETGTTFFVLLPRRLAEE comes from the coding sequence ATGAGCGCCACCAACGTCCCCCTCACTGAGTTTGCACCGGCCGAGCGAGTCCCCATCGAAATCGTCCGCCAGCAGGCGGCGGAAATTGGCAGCCTGCCCCTCACGCCGCACGTGTTCAACTCCGTCCTCAATTGCGTCCTCATTCTCAACCCCCAGCGCCAAATCGTTTTTGCCTCGGAAAACGTCAAAAATTTCCTCGAAGGCAAAACCGCCGCCGACATCATCGGCCTGCGTCCGGGGGAGGCCTTTGGCTGCGCGCACTCCGATGCCCACGACAGCGGTTGCGGCACCAGCCGTTTCTGCGCCGAATGTGGCGCCGTCAAAGCCGCGCTGGCCAGCCTGGCGGGCTACACCGACTTGCAGGAATGCCGCATGCTGCGCCTGGTCCAGGGCCAGCCCCAGGCGCTGGATTTGTTGGTCTATGCTTCTCCCCTCCAGCACAATGGCCAGCTTTTCAGCCTCTTTTGCCTGACTGACATCAGCCATCAAAAACGCCGCCGCGCCATGGAGCGCATCTTTTTCCATGACCTCCTCAACTCCGTGGGCAGTCTCGCCGCGCTCATGGAACAGTTGCGGGAAATGGCCTCCCCCGAACTGAAGGAGGATTTGGAACTGGCCGAAGGCGCCTGCCACGATGCCGTGGAGCAAATCCTCAGCCAGAAGGATTTAATGGCGGCGGAAAACAATGAATTGCATGTCCATCCCGAACCGGTGAATGCCCTGCTCCTCCTCAACCATCTGGTCAAACTCTTTGCCCGCCATCCCGTCGCCACCGGCCGGCAGTTGCAAATGGGGCCTTGTCCCGTGGCCGTGGCCTTGCTCACCGACCCCACCCTGCTGCGCCGCGTGCTGGGCAATTTGATTAAAAACGCCCTCGAGGCCTGCCCCCCCGGCGGCATGGTCACCGTCTCCTGCGCGCCGGAGGGGGAGCGCGTGCGTTTCAGTGTCCACAACCCGGGCGTCATGCCTCAATCCGTGCAGTTGCAGATGTTTCATCGCTCCTTCACCACCAAGGGCGACGGCCGCGGCCTGGGCACCTATAGCGTCAAGCTCATCACCGAACGTTATCTCAAGGGCACCGTGGGCTTTACCTCCGAGGAAGAGACCGGCACCACCTTCTTTGTGCTGCTGCCCCGCCGCCTGGCAGAAGAGTAG
- a CDS encoding S41 family peptidase, whose translation MNSLLSPPVQAVALLFSALIGSLPGPSPLRAADSPAMPAAIHAGLMRYADVSATQIVFVYGGDIWLAPKSGGVAVKLSSPPGEEMFPKFSPDGTQIAFSANYDGNTDIYIVPVTGGLPRRLTHHGAADRVIEWYPDGRSLLYATMMTSYKDRFNQLYRIPVTGGLPEKLPVPYGEFAALSPDAKILAYTPISVDFRTWKRYRGGMNPDIWLFDLEKNTARNLTRHDANDSLPMWRGDTLYFLSNRDAHGRDNLWAYDTRKERFRQLTAFQDYDVKFPSIGPADIVFECGGKLYLLDLATEKYQEVKIQVVTDQSTLKPRLENVSGYIHNAAVSPSGKRVIFEARGDVFSAPAENGVVRNLTRTSGVAERYPAWSPDGRWLAYFSDRTGEYELTLRPADGTGEEQTLTSLGPGYRYRPQWSPDSQKIVWIDQAMKIWLYDFAQKQTRMIDRQKWRYHGALHAFTVSWSPDSRWLAYDADKDNRQSCIVLYDTDKQQRHEVTSGFYDDREPVFDPDGKYLYLRTGRQFAPMYSELDNSWVYANTWRLAAVPLRRDVPSPLAPRNDEEPVKKEDAKEEPAKTDTAKTPEKSGDKPAEKPAPAATDKKPKPVTIDLEGFEERMVLLPPKAGRYADLCATSGKLIYRVLPRTGSDATASPAEFYDLEKRDTKRILDDADDLQLSANREKLLVRKDRTYAIIEPKENQNLNKKVDTSGFEALIDPPAEWRQIFMDAWRIERDYFYDPNLHGVDWQAMRERYGKMLNDCVTRWDVNYLIGELIAELNASHTYRSGGDVQRTPERGVGYLGCDFSFENGAYRIKKIIRAAPWDTEVTSPLLRPGLTNVQEGDYLLAVNGQPLDPAQDPWAAFQGLADKPVLLTVNDRPELKGAREVLVHTLASEARLRHLAWINENRLKVERLSQGRIGYVYVPDTGVHGQTELVRQFRAQITKDALIIDERFNSGGQIPDRFIELLSRKRENYWGVRDGLDWPWPPVSHTGPKAMLINGWSGSGGDCFPYYFKQAGLGPLIGMRTWGGLIGMTGTPALVDNGSVTAPTFGIYNLKGEWIIEGYGVDPDIEVVDDPARMAQGGDPQLERAVDELLKALKKNPPTPVKRPKYPNRAGKS comes from the coding sequence ATGAACTCGCTGTTATCGCCTCCCGTTCAAGCTGTCGCTTTACTTTTTTCTGCCTTGATTGGGAGCCTGCCCGGTCCCAGCCCGCTCCGTGCCGCCGATTCCCCAGCCATGCCCGCCGCCATTCACGCCGGCCTCATGCGCTATGCCGATGTTTCCGCCACCCAAATCGTTTTCGTTTATGGCGGCGACATCTGGCTGGCCCCCAAGTCCGGCGGCGTTGCCGTCAAACTCAGCTCGCCCCCCGGAGAGGAAATGTTTCCCAAGTTCTCTCCGGACGGCACCCAAATCGCCTTCAGCGCCAATTACGACGGCAACACCGATATTTACATCGTGCCCGTCACCGGCGGCCTGCCGCGGCGGCTCACCCATCACGGCGCGGCCGACCGCGTCATCGAGTGGTATCCCGATGGCCGCTCCCTCCTTTACGCCACCATGATGACCAGTTACAAAGACCGCTTCAACCAGCTCTACCGCATTCCCGTCACGGGCGGTTTGCCCGAAAAACTGCCCGTGCCCTACGGTGAGTTTGCCGCGCTCTCGCCGGATGCCAAAATCCTGGCCTATACCCCCATCAGCGTGGATTTCCGCACCTGGAAACGCTACCGCGGCGGCATGAATCCCGACATCTGGCTCTTTGACCTGGAAAAAAACACCGCCCGCAACCTCACCCGCCACGACGCCAACGATTCCCTCCCCATGTGGCGCGGGGATACCTTGTATTTCCTCTCCAACCGCGATGCGCACGGGCGCGACAACCTCTGGGCCTACGACACCAGAAAGGAGCGCTTCCGCCAGCTCACCGCCTTCCAGGATTACGACGTGAAATTCCCCAGCATCGGCCCCGCCGACATCGTCTTCGAATGCGGCGGAAAATTGTACTTGCTGGACCTGGCCACCGAAAAATACCAGGAGGTCAAGATTCAAGTCGTCACCGATCAGAGCACCCTCAAACCGCGGCTGGAAAATGTCTCAGGTTACATCCACAACGCCGCCGTTTCCCCCTCCGGCAAACGGGTAATTTTCGAGGCCCGCGGCGATGTGTTCAGCGCGCCGGCCGAAAATGGCGTCGTGCGCAATCTCACGCGCACCTCGGGCGTCGCGGAGCGTTACCCCGCCTGGTCCCCGGATGGCCGCTGGCTGGCTTATTTTAGTGACCGCACCGGCGAATATGAGCTGACCCTTCGCCCCGCCGACGGCACCGGCGAGGAGCAAACCCTCACCTCCCTGGGCCCAGGCTACCGCTACCGGCCCCAGTGGTCCCCCGACAGCCAGAAAATCGTCTGGATTGACCAGGCCATGAAAATCTGGCTGTACGATTTTGCGCAAAAACAAACCCGCATGATTGACCGCCAGAAATGGCGTTATCATGGCGCCCTGCATGCCTTCACCGTGAGCTGGTCCCCTGACAGCCGCTGGCTGGCCTACGACGCCGACAAGGACAACCGCCAAAGCTGCATCGTCCTTTATGACACCGACAAGCAGCAGCGCCACGAAGTCACCAGCGGCTTTTACGATGACCGCGAGCCGGTCTTTGACCCCGACGGCAAATACCTCTACCTCCGCACCGGCCGCCAGTTCGCGCCCATGTACAGCGAGCTGGATAATTCCTGGGTCTACGCCAACACCTGGCGCCTGGCTGCCGTCCCCCTGCGCCGCGACGTGCCTTCTCCCCTCGCTCCACGCAACGACGAGGAACCCGTCAAAAAGGAGGACGCGAAGGAGGAACCCGCCAAAACCGACACCGCCAAAACCCCCGAAAAATCCGGCGACAAACCTGCCGAAAAACCTGCCCCCGCCGCCACGGACAAAAAACCCAAACCAGTCACCATTGATTTGGAGGGCTTTGAAGAGCGCATGGTGCTCCTGCCGCCCAAGGCCGGGCGTTATGCCGATTTGTGCGCCACCTCCGGCAAGCTCATTTACCGCGTCCTGCCCCGCACCGGCTCCGACGCCACCGCCTCCCCCGCCGAGTTCTACGATTTGGAGAAGCGCGACACAAAGCGCATCCTGGACGACGCCGATGACCTCCAGCTCTCCGCCAATCGCGAAAAACTCCTGGTGCGCAAAGACCGCACCTACGCCATCATCGAACCCAAGGAAAACCAAAACCTCAACAAAAAGGTGGACACCTCCGGATTCGAGGCCCTGATAGACCCTCCCGCCGAATGGCGCCAAATCTTCATGGATGCCTGGCGTATCGAGCGCGATTACTTCTACGACCCCAACCTTCACGGCGTGGACTGGCAGGCCATGCGCGAACGTTACGGCAAAATGCTCAACGATTGCGTGACCCGCTGGGACGTGAACTACCTCATCGGCGAACTGATTGCCGAGTTGAACGCCTCCCACACCTACCGCAGCGGCGGCGATGTCCAGCGCACCCCCGAACGCGGCGTGGGCTACCTCGGCTGCGATTTCAGCTTCGAAAACGGCGCCTACCGCATCAAGAAAATCATCCGCGCCGCGCCCTGGGACACCGAAGTCACCTCACCCCTCTTGCGCCCGGGCTTGACCAATGTGCAGGAGGGCGATTACTTGCTGGCCGTCAACGGCCAGCCCCTCGACCCCGCGCAGGACCCCTGGGCGGCCTTCCAGGGCCTCGCGGACAAACCGGTGCTCCTGACTGTCAATGACCGCCCCGAACTTAAAGGCGCACGCGAAGTCCTCGTCCACACCCTCGCCAGCGAGGCCCGCTTGCGCCACCTCGCCTGGATTAATGAAAACCGCCTCAAAGTCGAACGCCTCAGCCAGGGCCGCATCGGCTATGTGTACGTTCCCGACACCGGCGTCCACGGCCAGACCGAGCTGGTGCGCCAGTTCCGCGCCCAAATTACCAAAGATGCCCTCATCATTGATGAACGCTTCAACAGCGGCGGCCAGATTCCGGACCGCTTCATCGAGTTGCTCTCCCGCAAGCGCGAAAATTACTGGGGCGTGCGCGATGGGCTGGACTGGCCCTGGCCCCCGGTCTCGCACACCGGCCCCAAGGCCATGCTCATCAATGGCTGGAGCGGCTCGGGCGGCGATTGCTTCCCCTATTACTTCAAGCAGGCGGGCCTCGGGCCGTTGATTGGCATGCGCACCTGGGGCGGCCTCATCGGCATGACCGGCACGCCGGCCCTGGTGGACAATGGCAGCGTCACCGCCCCCACCTTTGGCATCTACAACCTCAAGGGCGAGTGGATTATCGAAGGCTACGGCGTGGACCCGGACATCGAAGTCGTGGATGACCCCGCCCGTATGGCCCAGGGCGGCGACCCCCAACTGGAGCGGGCCGTGGACGAGCTGCTCAAGGCCCTCAAGAAAAATCCGCCCACGCCCGTCAAGCGCCCCAAATACCCCAACCGCGCCGGCAAATCCTGA
- the gltX gene encoding glutamate--tRNA ligase encodes MKVRVRFAPSPTGYLHIGGARTALFNWLFARHHGGKFILRIEDTDAARNTEEAVRVILDGLHWLGLDWDEGPLTPEATGPCRGDYGPYFQSQRRELYMDRVQDLLRAGHAYEKDGAIKFKMSREPVIIEDLVVGEIKRQLTDREELDPDFVIVRSDGQPVFHLVNVVDDIDMQITHVIRGEDHISNTSKHLALFRAFGVTPPKYAHIPLILNQDGSKMSKRDKGASLTTYQAEGFAPEAVVNYLCLLGWSPKDNREIMSREELIERFDLPQVLRHNARFDYQKLVWMNGEYITRMAPDRYYELAVHALAHAGIDTNRYPLPYVKAALDTCKEKIDLFAELPAFAGFYFTEALSYEPEAAQKEFTPENRPRLARLREAFAQLDTFDAATLEATLKKLAAELGVKAGVLVHPTRLACTGRTAGPSLYHLLEVLGKERVLQRLDRALERMG; translated from the coding sequence ATGAAAGTGCGTGTGCGATTTGCGCCGAGTCCGACAGGTTACCTGCATATTGGGGGCGCCCGGACGGCATTGTTCAACTGGCTGTTTGCGCGGCATCATGGGGGAAAGTTCATCCTGCGCATTGAGGACACCGATGCGGCGCGGAATACGGAGGAGGCGGTCAGGGTAATCCTGGACGGTTTGCACTGGCTGGGGCTGGACTGGGATGAGGGGCCGCTGACGCCGGAGGCCACCGGACCCTGCCGGGGCGATTACGGCCCGTATTTTCAGAGCCAGCGGCGCGAGCTGTACATGGACCGGGTGCAGGATTTGTTGCGGGCGGGCCACGCTTACGAAAAGGATGGCGCCATCAAGTTCAAGATGAGCCGCGAGCCGGTGATTATTGAGGATTTGGTGGTGGGGGAAATCAAGCGGCAACTGACGGACCGCGAGGAATTGGACCCGGATTTTGTGATTGTGCGGTCGGATGGGCAGCCGGTGTTTCACCTGGTGAACGTGGTGGACGATATTGACATGCAAATCACTCATGTCATTCGCGGCGAGGACCACATCAGCAACACCTCCAAGCATCTGGCGCTGTTCCGGGCGTTCGGGGTCACGCCGCCCAAATACGCGCACATTCCGCTCATCCTGAATCAGGACGGCTCGAAGATGAGCAAGCGGGACAAGGGCGCCAGCCTGACGACGTATCAGGCCGAGGGGTTTGCGCCTGAAGCGGTGGTGAACTACCTGTGCCTGCTGGGATGGTCGCCCAAGGACAACCGGGAAATCATGAGCCGGGAAGAGCTGATTGAGCGGTTTGACCTGCCCCAGGTGTTGCGGCACAACGCCCGGTTTGATTACCAAAAACTGGTCTGGATGAATGGCGAGTACATCACGCGCATGGCGCCGGACCGGTATTACGAGCTGGCCGTGCATGCGCTGGCCCATGCCGGGATTGACACCAACCGTTATCCGCTGCCGTATGTGAAAGCAGCGCTGGACACGTGCAAAGAGAAGATAGATTTGTTTGCGGAGCTGCCGGCGTTTGCGGGATTTTATTTCACGGAGGCATTGAGCTACGAGCCGGAGGCCGCGCAAAAGGAGTTCACGCCGGAAAACCGCCCGCGGCTGGCGCGGCTGCGTGAAGCCTTTGCCCAACTGGACACCTTTGACGCAGCGACGCTGGAGGCCACCTTGAAAAAACTGGCAGCCGAGCTCGGGGTGAAGGCGGGGGTGCTGGTGCATCCCACACGCCTGGCCTGCACGGGGCGGACGGCCGGCCCCAGCCTGTATCACCTGCTGGAGGTGCTGGGCAAAGAACGGGTGTTGCAGCGCCTGGACCGCGCCCTGGAGCGGATGGGCTGA
- a CDS encoding Gfo/Idh/MocA family protein: protein MNNKSKPRPSLSRRHFLRTAAVTTAAFSLVPRHVLGGPRFVPPSEKVNIALVGAGGQGRTNARSLFQQEDAQIIAIADPAEYWELKRFYYGGVGGRKPVKEEIEKHYAQKTPNFKCAEYEDFRVMLEKEKAIDAILCATPDHLHAYVSILAMKMGKHVYCEKPLTHNIWEARMMAKVARETGVATQMGNQGHSDEGIRSTCEWIWDGAIGEIREVCAWTGAGKWMKESGRPSSQDPVPKGLNWDLWLGPREPRPYHNSYAPVSWRSYWDFGTAAIGDMACHNLDPAFMALDLAVPASVEGTAFGLDEYTCYECGMFTYKYPARGQFPPLVVRWFDGGLYPPRPDELEEGEQMGANNNGIYFVGTKGVIICPGWAGNPRIWPDSLMQAYKRPPKKIKRVKGHHRDWLDACKGGEPASANFEYGAKLTEVVLLGTVALRTRKKIYWDAANMKATNAPEADRFLKGTYRKGWELPV, encoded by the coding sequence ATGAACAATAAGTCCAAACCTCGCCCTTCACTTTCACGCCGCCATTTTTTGCGGACGGCCGCCGTCACCACCGCCGCCTTTTCCCTGGTCCCCCGCCACGTCCTGGGCGGACCGCGTTTTGTGCCCCCCAGTGAGAAGGTCAACATCGCCCTGGTGGGCGCCGGTGGCCAGGGCCGTACCAACGCCCGCAGTCTCTTCCAACAGGAGGATGCCCAGATTATCGCCATTGCCGACCCGGCCGAATACTGGGAATTGAAGCGCTTTTATTACGGCGGCGTGGGCGGACGCAAGCCCGTCAAGGAGGAGATTGAAAAGCATTACGCCCAAAAGACCCCCAACTTCAAGTGCGCCGAATACGAGGATTTCCGCGTGATGCTGGAAAAGGAAAAGGCCATTGACGCCATCCTCTGTGCCACACCGGACCACCTGCACGCCTATGTCAGCATCCTCGCCATGAAAATGGGCAAGCACGTCTATTGCGAAAAGCCCTTGACCCACAACATCTGGGAAGCTCGCATGATGGCCAAAGTCGCCCGCGAAACCGGCGTGGCCACCCAGATGGGCAATCAGGGACACTCCGATGAAGGCATCCGCTCCACCTGCGAATGGATTTGGGACGGCGCCATCGGGGAAATTCGCGAAGTCTGCGCCTGGACCGGCGCCGGCAAATGGATGAAAGAAAGCGGCCGGCCCTCCTCCCAGGACCCCGTCCCCAAGGGACTCAACTGGGATTTATGGCTCGGCCCGCGCGAGCCGCGCCCTTACCACAACAGCTACGCCCCGGTCTCTTGGCGCTCTTATTGGGATTTCGGTACCGCTGCCATTGGCGACATGGCCTGCCATAATCTGGACCCGGCTTTCATGGCGCTGGATTTGGCCGTGCCCGCCAGCGTCGAAGGTACCGCCTTCGGACTCGATGAGTACACCTGTTACGAATGCGGCATGTTCACCTACAAATACCCCGCCCGCGGCCAGTTCCCGCCGCTGGTGGTGCGCTGGTTTGACGGCGGCCTGTACCCCCCGCGGCCCGATGAATTGGAAGAAGGCGAGCAGATGGGCGCCAACAACAACGGCATCTACTTCGTGGGCACCAAAGGCGTCATCATCTGCCCCGGCTGGGCCGGCAACCCGCGCATCTGGCCTGATTCCTTGATGCAGGCCTACAAACGCCCCCCCAAAAAAATCAAGCGCGTCAAGGGTCATCACCGCGACTGGCTCGACGCCTGCAAGGGTGGCGAACCGGCCAGCGCCAACTTCGAGTACGGCGCCAAACTCACCGAAGTCGTCCTCCTGGGCACGGTGGCCCTGCGCACCCGCAAGAAGATTTATTGGGATGCCGCCAACATGAAGGCCACCAATGCGCCCGAGGCCGACCGCTTCCTCAAGGGCACCTACCGCAAGGGATGGGAACTGCCGGTCTAA
- a CDS encoding glycoside hydrolase family 5 protein → MKSQYTSPRRVFLRQSALLAGGLLAWRPWLQGAAAPAGVPAVRLQRLATGANVCRWFRFPARNTPEHFQNYIGEGEAALMARMGLKHVRLCVAPRVIMEQTTGAILEERGAQLEAAIRRFHKAQLAVVVDIHNEDRAAEVNPEWQNAFVKFWSALAARLKAFDPDWTILEIINEPVFDRREEEWNGLNARLAEAIRASAPEHTIMTSGPNWGGIDGLRKLKLLPDKNVIYSFHCYDPFPFTHQGATWAGEDVKPLRQVPYPSSPEAVAPLLPALADRPSSQRMLENYGRQRWNKERLAARFKEGIEWGARNGVPLYCGEFGVFPPHAKPEHRANWFRDFGQVLAENRIGWAVWGWDEGFGLNRRWVEGKPVVDTVVAEALGLKLA, encoded by the coding sequence ATGAAAAGTCAATACACCTCGCCACGCCGCGTGTTTCTGCGGCAATCCGCTCTGCTCGCCGGAGGTTTGCTGGCCTGGCGTCCCTGGTTGCAAGGGGCGGCGGCCCCCGCAGGGGTGCCCGCCGTCCGGCTTCAGCGCCTGGCCACCGGCGCCAACGTCTGCCGTTGGTTTCGCTTTCCGGCGCGCAACACGCCGGAGCATTTCCAGAATTACATTGGGGAGGGCGAGGCGGCATTGATGGCGCGAATGGGCTTGAAGCATGTGCGGCTGTGCGTGGCGCCGCGGGTAATCATGGAGCAGACCACCGGCGCGATTCTGGAAGAACGCGGGGCGCAACTGGAAGCTGCCATTCGCCGTTTTCACAAAGCCCAGCTTGCAGTGGTGGTGGATATTCACAATGAAGACCGGGCGGCGGAGGTGAATCCCGAGTGGCAAAATGCGTTCGTCAAGTTTTGGTCGGCGCTGGCAGCGCGGTTGAAGGCGTTTGACCCTGATTGGACCATCCTGGAAATCATCAACGAGCCGGTGTTTGACCGGCGGGAGGAGGAATGGAATGGGCTGAATGCACGGCTGGCCGAGGCGATTCGCGCCAGCGCGCCGGAGCATACCATCATGACTTCGGGGCCGAATTGGGGCGGCATTGATGGTTTGCGGAAGCTGAAGCTGCTGCCGGATAAAAACGTCATTTACTCGTTTCACTGCTACGACCCGTTTCCCTTCACCCATCAGGGGGCCACGTGGGCGGGTGAGGATGTCAAACCACTGCGGCAGGTGCCCTATCCTTCGAGTCCGGAAGCGGTGGCGCCGCTGCTGCCGGCGCTGGCGGACCGCCCCTCTTCGCAGCGGATGCTGGAAAACTATGGCCGCCAACGCTGGAACAAGGAGCGGCTGGCGGCGCGGTTCAAGGAAGGCATTGAGTGGGGGGCGCGGAATGGGGTGCCGCTCTACTGCGGCGAGTTTGGGGTCTTTCCGCCCCACGCCAAGCCGGAGCATCGGGCGAATTGGTTCCGGGACTTCGGGCAGGTGCTGGCCGAAAACCGCATTGGGTGGGCGGTGTGGGGCTGGGATGAAGGCTTTGGCCTGAATCGCCGCTGGGTGGAGGGCAAGCCGGTGGTGGACACCGTGGTGGCTGAGGCGCTGGGCTTGAAACTCGCCTGA
- a CDS encoding FeoA family protein gives MSKKPHLVVREWKDCPHPDVCPLAHCLAGTSARIKRLSLTPEVAERLREMGVFEEQEVRLVLKGNNLICKVCNARVGISKRLAEQILVKPLNGAGKAAS, from the coding sequence GTGAGCAAAAAACCACATCTGGTGGTGCGCGAGTGGAAAGATTGTCCTCATCCGGACGTCTGTCCGCTGGCGCACTGTTTGGCGGGGACCTCCGCGCGCATCAAGCGGCTTTCACTCACGCCGGAGGTGGCCGAACGCTTGCGCGAGATGGGGGTTTTTGAGGAGCAGGAGGTGCGGTTGGTGCTCAAGGGTAACAATTTGATTTGCAAGGTGTGCAATGCCCGCGTGGGCATCAGCAAGCGGCTGGCGGAGCAAATTTTGGTGAAACCGTTGAACGGGGCGGGCAAAGCGGCCAGTTAA
- a CDS encoding FeoA family protein — translation MPAARALTSLSPGQTAVVTEIHLAGEERSRLLELGLVPGTVVELVRFAPLGDPVEIKVRGYHLTLRRHEAEQVRVETPAAG, via the coding sequence ATGCCTGCCGCCCGTGCGTTAACTTCCCTCAGTCCCGGTCAAACGGCCGTGGTCACCGAAATTCACCTGGCCGGCGAGGAACGCTCCCGCTTGCTGGAACTGGGGCTGGTGCCCGGCACGGTGGTCGAGCTGGTCCGCTTTGCCCCGCTGGGGGACCCGGTGGAAATCAAGGTCCGCGGCTATCATTTGACCTTGCGCCGGCATGAAGCCGAACAGGTGCGCGTGGAGACACCGGCGGCGGGTTGA